The proteins below come from a single Dehalococcoidia bacterium genomic window:
- a CDS encoding VWA domain-containing protein yields the protein MTVGPLQVGAPWALLLLLALVPMIWLGYRRLTFTSVGRRFLVLALRSVVVALVVLALADLQWRAPGGPKATIFLIDSSASTAGFQAAASAWVRQALERMGPEDQAGVVAFGREPVVLQPLGKARDFRVAALPRDDRTDLAAALRLGQAMLPAGGVRRLVVLSDGWENLGSAEQVMAGLAANGIVVDVVKPTLPASGLVIRQVEAPALLREGDPFDVSVQIESAAAGDGRLALLLDGRLVADQPVRLRAGTTQYVIPLVAEGLGFHRLEARVSQGAAQALAAAGFYAVKPPGSVLLYEDRPGEAARLNEMLRADGLQTEVRLSTTVPPNVAPLRQFDAIALVNVAATSLTLDQQRTIQAFVRDLGKGLVIVGGPNSFALGDYGSHLLGELLPMHADIPPKPEEGTFGLALVIDKSGSMDLRSDGVTKMQMAKEAALLAVDMLRDDDIIAIVVFDSNHRWLVPPQRVSDNRGVPAIQARITSIQADGGTEIFPALERAVHGIRATEARYKHVLLLSDGQAPSGDYDRLLREARAAKITISAVAVGADSDTELMSRLGREGGGRYYFTERVRDIPRIVAKETSIAMGATTAQGRIQPQYVAPSPALRSFVPAQLPTLATYAVTTPRDAAETVLISPSGDPLLAHWQYGNGRTIAWTSGLQDDWAGEFATWPERARFWGQIVRYAMGVPAELGVSVRAETEALHVTLTVDALTDDGQFVDLADVEATVIAPSGTARLFLLRQEAPGRYRVQFTAEEAGAHEVRVRIARAGLPERNELAGFVAVADPEARSLAPNDRLLNRLSGVTGGRQIADPAMAFADTGRPPGLRWMPLWPWLLGGALVLFVFDIAARRLRGIGLPRGRARK from the coding sequence ATGACGGTTGGTCCTCTCCAGGTCGGCGCTCCGTGGGCGCTGCTGCTCCTGCTCGCGCTGGTGCCGATGATCTGGCTGGGCTACCGGCGGCTCACGTTCACCTCAGTCGGGCGCCGCTTTCTGGTGCTGGCGCTGCGCTCAGTCGTGGTGGCGCTGGTTGTTCTCGCGCTGGCAGACCTGCAGTGGCGTGCGCCGGGGGGACCGAAAGCGACGATTTTTCTCATCGATAGCTCCGCCTCGACAGCAGGGTTCCAAGCGGCGGCGTCGGCATGGGTGCGCCAAGCGCTCGAACGGATGGGACCAGAGGACCAAGCGGGCGTTGTCGCTTTCGGCCGCGAGCCGGTTGTTCTCCAGCCGCTCGGCAAGGCGCGCGATTTCCGCGTTGCCGCCCTCCCGCGCGACGACCGGACCGACCTCGCGGCCGCGCTGCGCCTCGGGCAAGCGATGCTCCCCGCGGGCGGCGTTCGCCGGCTGGTTGTGCTTTCCGACGGCTGGGAGAACCTCGGCTCGGCCGAGCAAGTGATGGCCGGGCTGGCAGCGAACGGCATCGTTGTTGATGTAGTCAAGCCGACGCTCCCCGCAAGCGGGCTTGTGATCCGCCAAGTTGAAGCCCCCGCGCTGCTGCGGGAGGGGGATCCGTTCGATGTCTCGGTCCAGATTGAGTCGGCGGCGGCGGGCGATGGCCGGCTTGCGCTCTTGCTCGATGGCCGCCTTGTCGCTGATCAGCCAGTGCGGCTCCGCGCTGGAACGACGCAGTATGTCATTCCCCTTGTCGCAGAAGGGCTCGGTTTCCACCGCCTTGAGGCGCGGGTTTCCCAGGGGGCAGCCCAAGCGCTCGCGGCGGCAGGGTTCTATGCGGTCAAGCCGCCAGGGAGTGTCCTCCTCTACGAAGACCGGCCCGGCGAGGCGGCGCGGCTGAACGAAATGCTGCGGGCGGACGGACTGCAGACCGAGGTGCGCCTTTCGACGACGGTGCCGCCGAACGTTGCTCCCCTCCGCCAGTTCGACGCGATCGCGCTCGTCAACGTCGCGGCGACTTCCCTGACGCTCGACCAGCAACGGACGATCCAAGCGTTCGTGCGCGACCTCGGCAAGGGTCTTGTCATTGTGGGCGGCCCCAATAGCTTTGCCCTCGGGGACTATGGGTCGCACCTGCTGGGCGAACTGCTCCCGATGCACGCCGACATCCCTCCGAAGCCGGAAGAAGGCACCTTTGGGCTGGCACTGGTTATCGATAAGTCGGGCAGTATGGACTTGCGGAGTGACGGCGTCACCAAGATGCAGATGGCTAAAGAAGCGGCCCTGCTTGCGGTCGATATGCTCCGCGATGACGACATCATCGCGATCGTCGTCTTCGACTCCAACCACCGCTGGCTTGTGCCGCCGCAGCGGGTGTCCGACAACCGGGGGGTGCCCGCGATCCAGGCGCGCATCACCAGCATCCAAGCAGATGGCGGGACCGAGATCTTCCCCGCGCTTGAACGCGCCGTTCACGGCATTCGCGCTACCGAGGCGCGCTACAAGCATGTGCTGCTGCTCTCGGATGGGCAGGCGCCTTCGGGCGACTACGACCGGCTGCTGCGCGAGGCGCGGGCGGCGAAGATCACGATCTCTGCCGTTGCTGTCGGCGCGGACTCCGATACCGAACTGATGAGCCGCCTTGGTCGGGAGGGCGGCGGCCGGTATTACTTCACCGAGCGCGTGCGCGACATCCCTCGGATTGTCGCGAAGGAGACGTCGATCGCCATGGGCGCGACGACCGCCCAAGGACGAATCCAGCCGCAGTATGTCGCTCCGAGCCCGGCGCTCCGGTCGTTTGTGCCTGCTCAGCTGCCGACGCTCGCGACCTACGCGGTGACAACGCCGCGCGATGCCGCAGAGACGGTGCTCATCTCGCCCTCCGGCGACCCGCTGCTTGCGCATTGGCAGTATGGCAACGGCCGAACTATCGCTTGGACATCCGGGCTGCAGGACGACTGGGCAGGCGAGTTTGCGACGTGGCCAGAACGAGCGCGCTTCTGGGGCCAGATTGTGCGCTACGCGATGGGGGTGCCCGCGGAGCTCGGGGTGAGCGTGCGCGCGGAGACCGAAGCGCTGCACGTCACGCTGACGGTGGATGCGCTCACCGACGATGGCCAGTTCGTCGACCTCGCTGATGTCGAGGCGACCGTCATCGCCCCCTCGGGAACGGCTCGTCTCTTCCTGCTGCGGCAGGAGGCGCCGGGGCGGTATCGGGTCCAGTTCACCGCTGAGGAAGCGGGCGCCCATGAGGTGCGCGTCCGCATTGCCCGCGCCGGCCTGCCCGAGCGGAATGAACTCGCCGGCTTTGTTGCGGTCGCGGACCCCGAGGCCCGCTCGCTCGCGCCGAATGATCGCCTGCTGAACCGGCTGAGCGGCGTGACCGGAGGCCGGCAGATTGCGGACCCCGCGATGGCGTTTGCCGACACCGGGCGCCCGCCCGGGCTGCGGTGGATGCCGCTCTGGCCGTGGCTGCTCGGGGGTGCGCTCGTCCTCTTCGTCTTCGACATCGCCGCCCGGCGGCTCCGCGGGATTGGGCTGCCTCGCGGCCGCGCCCGGAAATAA
- a CDS encoding transcriptional regulator: MVEEPVTGEFHPVVLSRTAIPRWRERWLRRPRLDQLLAVAGEVRLTVLVAPAGYGKTIALAGLAERGGWPVVWCRAAAEPAETLLAHLAQAFAALVPSAAEARSPSALANALARALEDETLLILDDAHLLSAAAARLVEELIAWLPEQVHFILAARRWPLPAAGASLLARGDAVRIGPADLAFTDEEARQLRALCRQQLTGGAALEAAEGWPIAVDLALRSSSREEAEALLAAYVEREIVAPLDEADRRALFALAAVDEPSALPAVSAVLGRALEETTLDSLGAPRTGPLLLPIVRQAVRDLARRERGWWQQCNRAVAERLGDNPAALGHWLLAEDAETARALFDRCAEAWLALDPAAVAGWFERLYGEDAPARAALAAARAHRAAGRIPRARALAKRACAAAADDAAMAVSALHLLASLALDTVEPNQARAALRAARRLLSRDDPRWAEHLDLVAQHWIDVGRPRQALRVLAAKRSLGAAPMEEAPPRLLLRTGRLAEARANVEREIEIGSPGGVPAAHREPALLLAYLDAAMGSGARALAMAQRGILEAQRAGHLLTEAVSWIRLGHAYQVAAPLDPAAAIRAYETAIAVARAAGIQRTEAEAYLGLLAAHGHAGELGDADGAFERATAIAARAGDRWLRAWALVARAAVAVANEAADSADALERAERAARQVEDAFGLAVVALWRAIFALQRGEEAQEPIEALLELVTRLGVRGLLAGPSLYGPRDTAALIPVLLKARATRYAALAEEIVRQAFPTVAADPTLTDYHPGYTLRVQLLGTFRVWRGRREVAPREWQREKAKQLFQLLVTWRGRWLQREQICSLLWPAVDPAAAEGQFKVALNALNAAIEPRRPARVPPFFIRRNGLAYAFAPTSGVWIDVDEFDVRVESAARGDDAFAKRALESALALYRGDYLVEALYDPWTIEERERLLARYLSAAVDFGARLLADGRLPEAVALGEAVLRRDRAYERAHQLLMRAHAAAGDREAAVRVYRRCLRALREELGADPLPETVALFERIRRGLPVSS, encoded by the coding sequence ATGGTAGAGGAACCAGTTACAGGCGAGTTTCACCCCGTCGTGCTCAGCCGGACGGCCATCCCCCGCTGGCGCGAGCGATGGCTGCGTCGTCCCCGCCTCGACCAGCTGCTCGCGGTCGCAGGGGAGGTCCGGCTCACTGTTCTGGTCGCTCCCGCAGGCTATGGGAAGACCATCGCCCTCGCCGGCCTGGCTGAGCGGGGCGGCTGGCCAGTGGTCTGGTGCCGGGCGGCTGCAGAGCCAGCCGAGACGTTGCTCGCTCACCTCGCCCAAGCATTCGCCGCGCTTGTGCCGAGCGCCGCAGAAGCGCGCTCTCCGTCTGCTCTCGCCAACGCGCTTGCCCGTGCGCTGGAGGACGAGACGCTCCTCATCCTCGATGACGCTCATCTGCTCAGCGCTGCCGCCGCACGGCTCGTCGAGGAACTCATCGCGTGGCTGCCGGAGCAGGTCCATTTCATCCTCGCTGCTCGCCGCTGGCCGCTTCCTGCCGCAGGAGCGTCTCTCCTTGCGCGCGGCGATGCGGTCCGGATTGGTCCGGCTGACCTCGCGTTTACTGACGAGGAAGCCCGGCAGCTGCGCGCCCTCTGTCGCCAGCAGCTGACTGGCGGAGCCGCGCTGGAGGCGGCGGAAGGATGGCCGATTGCCGTTGACCTTGCGCTCAGGAGCAGCTCGCGCGAGGAAGCGGAGGCGCTGCTGGCCGCTTATGTCGAGCGCGAGATCGTGGCGCCTCTTGACGAGGCCGACCGGCGGGCGCTCTTTGCCCTTGCTGCGGTCGACGAGCCGAGCGCGCTTCCGGCCGTTTCGGCAGTGCTCGGCCGAGCCCTCGAGGAGACGACGCTCGATTCTCTCGGGGCGCCGCGCACGGGGCCGCTGCTTCTTCCGATTGTGCGTCAGGCGGTCCGTGACCTTGCCCGTCGGGAGAGGGGATGGTGGCAGCAGTGCAATCGGGCGGTTGCGGAGCGGCTGGGCGACAACCCGGCGGCCCTCGGCCACTGGCTGCTCGCTGAGGATGCAGAGACGGCGCGTGCGCTCTTCGATCGCTGCGCGGAGGCGTGGCTCGCGCTCGACCCCGCGGCAGTTGCCGGCTGGTTCGAGCGGCTGTACGGAGAAGACGCCCCCGCGCGGGCGGCGCTCGCCGCAGCGCGGGCGCATCGCGCGGCAGGAAGGATTCCTCGAGCGCGGGCGCTTGCGAAGCGAGCGTGCGCGGCAGCGGCGGATGACGCCGCAATGGCAGTGAGCGCGCTTCATCTGCTCGCCTCCCTTGCGCTCGATACGGTCGAGCCGAACCAGGCACGAGCAGCCCTGCGCGCCGCTCGCCGCCTCTTGTCGCGGGACGATCCGCGGTGGGCGGAGCATCTCGACCTCGTCGCGCAGCATTGGATCGACGTGGGAAGGCCGAGGCAGGCGCTGCGGGTGCTTGCCGCGAAACGGTCGCTCGGCGCCGCGCCGATGGAGGAGGCGCCGCCGCGGCTTCTGCTGCGGACTGGGCGGCTCGCAGAAGCGCGGGCGAATGTCGAGCGCGAGATCGAGATCGGCTCACCGGGCGGTGTGCCGGCGGCTCACCGCGAGCCGGCGCTCCTCCTCGCCTACCTCGATGCCGCGATGGGCAGCGGCGCGCGCGCCCTCGCGATGGCCCAGCGCGGGATCCTCGAGGCCCAGCGCGCCGGCCATCTCTTGACCGAAGCGGTGTCATGGATCCGGCTCGGTCATGCCTATCAGGTCGCCGCCCCGCTCGATCCGGCGGCCGCGATCCGCGCCTACGAGACCGCGATCGCCGTCGCCCGCGCCGCGGGCATTCAGCGAACCGAGGCCGAAGCGTATCTCGGGCTTCTCGCAGCGCATGGGCACGCCGGAGAGCTTGGGGACGCCGACGGCGCATTTGAACGGGCGACGGCGATCGCTGCCCGCGCTGGCGATCGCTGGCTCAGAGCGTGGGCGCTGGTGGCGAGGGCGGCCGTTGCCGTTGCGAACGAAGCGGCAGACAGCGCAGACGCGCTCGAGCGGGCAGAGCGCGCAGCGCGTCAGGTAGAAGACGCTTTCGGGCTCGCGGTTGTCGCGCTCTGGCGCGCTATCTTCGCTCTCCAGCGCGGCGAGGAGGCACAGGAGCCGATCGAAGCGCTGCTCGAACTTGTCACCCGCCTAGGAGTCCGGGGTCTGCTCGCGGGCCCGAGCCTCTACGGCCCGCGTGATACGGCGGCGCTGATCCCGGTGCTCCTGAAGGCGCGCGCGACGCGATACGCGGCGCTTGCGGAGGAAATCGTGCGTCAGGCGTTTCCTACCGTCGCCGCCGACCCGACGCTGACCGACTATCACCCCGGCTACACCCTTCGCGTGCAGCTGCTCGGCACCTTCCGAGTGTGGCGCGGCCGGCGCGAAGTTGCCCCCCGTGAGTGGCAGCGCGAAAAGGCCAAGCAGCTTTTCCAGCTGCTTGTTACGTGGCGCGGCCGGTGGCTGCAGCGGGAACAGATTTGCAGTCTGCTCTGGCCGGCGGTCGACCCGGCGGCTGCTGAAGGCCAGTTCAAGGTCGCGCTCAACGCCCTCAACGCGGCGATCGAGCCGCGCCGGCCGGCGCGGGTCCCGCCCTTTTTTATCCGCCGCAATGGGCTGGCGTACGCCTTTGCGCCTACGTCCGGGGTGTGGATCGACGTCGATGAGTTCGATGTTCGCGTCGAGAGCGCGGCGCGCGGGGACGATGCTTTCGCGAAGCGGGCGCTCGAAAGCGCGCTCGCCCTCTATCGCGGCGACTATCTCGTCGAAGCGCTCTACGACCCGTGGACGATTGAAGAGCGCGAGCGCCTCCTTGCGCGCTACCTCAGCGCGGCGGTCGACTTCGGCGCCCGTCTCCTCGCGGATGGCCGCCTCCCCGAGGCGGTGGCGCTCGGCGAGGCAGTGCTTCGGCGTGACCGCGCCTACGAGCGCGCCCATCAGCTGCTGATGCGCGCCCATGCGGCGGCCGGCGACCGCGAGGCGGCGGTCCGGGTGTATCGGCGCTGTCTCCGGGCACTCCGCGAGGAGCTGGGCGCCGACCCGCTGCCGGAGACTGTCGCCCTGTTCGAACGGATCCGTCGGGGATTGCCCGTCAGTTCTTGA
- a CDS encoding alpha/beta fold hydrolase, producing MTINPQPPFSAEALERFRAEIERLARGMERGAQLATGKLRPKIAQTPKEAIWRLNKTTLYHYYPQAPAEKRHRVPLLLVFALINRPYIFDLRPGNSFVEFMLQQGYNVYLLDWGTAGPEDKDLRLEDYALDLLPRAIRKLKAHSGSKEFTLLGWCIGATLVTIYAALRQHEGLKNLILLTAPLDFSDRSAVPYSIWLDSEYFDIDGLLSAVDNMPGEMIDWGNKMLKPYENFVGNYVRLWENLDNPSAVESWQAMNAWVTDLTPFAGAAFREWVVWFYRENRLMNGTLQMKGQTVDVSKITVPLLNVIATADHIVPNAQSLSIMERVGSTDKKLLAVQGGHIGIMAGSNARKRTWPQIDEWLAPRSD from the coding sequence ATGACCATCAACCCACAGCCTCCGTTCAGCGCTGAAGCGCTCGAACGGTTCCGCGCCGAGATCGAACGGCTTGCCCGCGGGATGGAGCGGGGCGCGCAGTTGGCGACAGGGAAGCTCCGCCCCAAGATCGCGCAGACGCCGAAAGAGGCGATCTGGCGGCTGAATAAGACGACGCTCTATCACTACTACCCGCAGGCACCCGCGGAGAAGCGCCACCGTGTCCCCCTGCTGCTCGTCTTCGCGCTGATCAACCGGCCGTATATCTTCGACCTCCGGCCGGGAAACAGCTTTGTTGAGTTCATGCTCCAGCAGGGCTACAACGTCTACCTTCTCGACTGGGGCACCGCTGGGCCCGAAGATAAAGACCTGCGCCTCGAGGACTATGCGCTCGATCTCTTGCCGCGCGCGATCCGCAAGCTGAAGGCGCATTCCGGCTCGAAAGAGTTCACGCTGCTCGGGTGGTGCATCGGCGCCACTCTCGTCACCATTTACGCGGCGCTCCGCCAGCACGAGGGACTGAAAAACCTTATTCTCCTGACCGCCCCGCTCGACTTCTCAGACCGGTCCGCAGTGCCCTACAGCATCTGGCTCGACAGCGAATATTTCGACATCGACGGCTTGCTGAGTGCAGTCGATAACATGCCCGGCGAGATGATCGACTGGGGCAATAAGATGCTCAAGCCGTACGAGAATTTCGTCGGAAACTACGTCCGGCTCTGGGAAAACCTCGACAATCCGAGCGCTGTTGAGTCGTGGCAGGCGATGAATGCCTGGGTGACCGACCTCACCCCCTTCGCCGGCGCCGCATTCCGAGAGTGGGTCGTCTGGTTTTACCGCGAGAACCGGTTGATGAACGGCACGCTCCAGATGAAAGGGCAGACGGTGGACGTCTCGAAGATCACGGTGCCCCTGCTCAACGTCATCGCGACCGCCGACCATATCGTGCCGAACGCCCAGTCGCTCTCGATCATGGAGCGGGTCGGCAGCACCGACAAAAAGCTGCTCGCCGTTCAGGGCGGGCATATCGGGATCATGGCTGGGAGCAACGCCCGCAAACGCACTTGGCCTCAGATTGATGAGTGGCTTGCTCCCCGCTCCGACTAG
- a CDS encoding beta-ketoacyl-ACP reductase yields the protein MRLQDKVALITGAGQGIGRATAERFAREGATVVVADINYAKAEQVAAALGSSAFALPLDVGEAASVESCVAAVIERCRRIDILINNAGITRDARAIKMTEDQFDAVVKVNLKGVWLCCRAVAPHMIAQGSGAIINASSIVASAGNFGQANYAATKAGVIAMTKTLARELGPSGIRVNAVAPGLVATDMVATIPEKVVDAFRERTPLRRLGRPEEIAAVYAFLASDDASFINGAVIPVDGGLTI from the coding sequence ATGCGTCTACAGGACAAGGTCGCACTCATCACGGGTGCCGGCCAAGGGATCGGGCGCGCGACTGCAGAGCGCTTCGCTCGCGAAGGCGCGACCGTAGTCGTCGCCGACATCAACTATGCCAAGGCAGAGCAAGTCGCCGCTGCACTCGGCAGCAGCGCGTTCGCGCTCCCTCTCGATGTGGGAGAAGCGGCTTCCGTCGAATCCTGCGTCGCAGCCGTCATCGAGCGCTGCCGACGGATTGACATCTTGATTAACAACGCCGGCATCACCCGCGACGCCCGCGCCATCAAGATGACAGAAGATCAGTTCGACGCCGTCGTGAAGGTCAACCTCAAAGGCGTCTGGCTCTGCTGCCGCGCAGTTGCCCCGCACATGATCGCGCAGGGATCCGGCGCCATCATCAATGCCAGCTCGATCGTCGCGAGCGCGGGAAACTTCGGCCAGGCAAACTACGCCGCCACGAAGGCCGGAGTGATTGCGATGACCAAAACCCTTGCGCGCGAACTTGGGCCGAGCGGCATCCGCGTCAACGCTGTCGCGCCCGGCCTCGTCGCGACCGACATGGTCGCCACGATCCCCGAGAAGGTGGTCGATGCCTTCCGCGAGCGGACACCGCTGCGCCGGCTCGGAAGGCCTGAGGAGATCGCGGCGGTCTACGCCTTTCTTGCTTCCGATGACGCCAGCTTCATCAACGGCGCCGTCATCCCGGTCGATGGCGGCTTGACGATCTGA
- a CDS encoding accessory factor UbiK family protein — MADTSSPPPDPLQAWRAMRDAATERWAKAMTELVGSEAFARTLGASIDAYLATAAPLQKAIGEYMEATLAQLNMPSREDVLGVARRLTNVETRLDDLDARLDELEAKLDNLDAALARLLTAQPGAAPEEQPSSPPRRSARRSAKETGE, encoded by the coding sequence GTGGCCGACACTTCTTCTCCCCCTCCCGATCCGCTGCAGGCGTGGCGCGCCATGCGCGACGCCGCAACCGAGCGCTGGGCGAAGGCGATGACCGAGCTCGTCGGAAGCGAAGCGTTTGCGCGCACGCTCGGCGCCTCGATCGATGCCTACCTCGCGACCGCAGCGCCGCTTCAGAAGGCGATCGGGGAGTATATGGAGGCAACGCTCGCGCAGCTGAACATGCCGAGCCGAGAAGATGTCTTGGGCGTGGCGCGGCGGCTCACCAACGTTGAGACGCGGCTCGACGACCTTGATGCGCGGTTGGACGAGCTTGAGGCGAAGCTCGACAACCTCGACGCGGCGCTTGCGCGTCTGCTCACCGCCCAGCCCGGCGCAGCGCCGGAGGAGCAGCCGTCCTCGCCGCCCCGCCGATCGGCACGGCGATCAGCGAAGGAGACCGGCGAATGA
- a CDS encoding VWA domain-containing protein, with amino-acid sequence MTLLAPALLAFLGLIPLIILLYLIRAHRRREPVSSVLLWRNLAQDLEMRTRLRRPPLTVLLLLQLLIVLVGTLALARPFWERTTPPSRLLVLVVDASASMNATDGAPSRLAEAKARARERAASAGPETMIAVIRAGPRASLEVMTRESGAAQAAIEAIPPSDGAADLRTAWLLAGAIAASWPAATASVVLFSDGAFSGPLPAIPASSSVVLVGSSGENQAIVQIGVRRPLGGAARSAVFVRVANFASRPVERTVRAVGDGLLVREQVVRLGARGTVDLIFDPPVGTRVFSVQLLGSDLLAADDRAEVVIAQPGEYEALLVSAAPELMRRALRALPQLTLRERAPDQYSGPGNAAIVVFDGYLPPALPATPVLIVNPPVGSWLAEARFSSPSFAVGVDPASAIVAGVDLGPAEFGRVAQLTVPPWAAPVVRGMDGPLILEGEREGRRVVILGFDPAASNLPKLVAFPALIANAVDWLLSAPAESVEPGTAVRLPSGLQGDLVGPDGRRQPAADLALTDATERAGLYQLRRLGADPLALFAVNVASESESDIAPRQVSVEPPLPSAALPVGRLSEEGIEFWPYLVAGVLFLLLVEWALYLRRRAT; translated from the coding sequence GTGACGCTGCTCGCGCCGGCGCTGCTCGCCTTTCTTGGGCTCATCCCGCTCATCATCCTCCTCTACCTGATCCGGGCCCACCGTCGGCGCGAACCGGTCAGCAGCGTTCTGCTCTGGCGGAACTTGGCGCAAGACCTCGAGATGCGGACGCGCCTTCGCCGGCCGCCCCTCACGGTCCTGCTTCTGCTCCAGCTGCTGATCGTGCTGGTTGGGACGCTCGCCCTCGCGCGGCCGTTCTGGGAGAGGACAACGCCTCCTTCCCGCCTCCTCGTTTTGGTCGTCGACGCCTCGGCCTCGATGAACGCCACCGATGGAGCCCCCTCTCGGCTTGCCGAAGCAAAGGCCCGCGCCCGCGAGCGCGCCGCCAGCGCCGGCCCGGAAACGATGATCGCGGTCATTCGCGCCGGCCCGCGGGCGTCGCTTGAAGTGATGACGCGGGAGTCCGGCGCGGCTCAGGCAGCGATCGAGGCGATCCCGCCGTCGGATGGCGCTGCTGACCTGCGCACGGCGTGGCTCCTCGCGGGCGCGATTGCCGCCTCGTGGCCGGCCGCCACGGCATCGGTCGTCCTGTTCAGCGATGGCGCCTTTTCCGGTCCGCTGCCCGCGATCCCGGCCTCAAGCTCGGTTGTCCTCGTCGGGAGCAGCGGCGAGAACCAGGCGATCGTCCAGATCGGCGTCCGCCGGCCGCTGGGCGGCGCTGCCCGCTCGGCGGTCTTCGTCCGCGTGGCGAACTTCGCTTCTCGTCCGGTGGAGCGAACGGTTCGGGCCGTCGGCGATGGACTCCTCGTCCGGGAGCAGGTCGTTCGTCTTGGCGCCCGCGGAACGGTAGACCTCATCTTTGATCCTCCCGTCGGTACGCGCGTTTTCAGCGTTCAGCTGCTGGGGAGCGATCTTCTCGCCGCTGATGACCGGGCGGAGGTGGTGATTGCCCAGCCCGGCGAGTACGAGGCGCTTCTAGTCTCGGCTGCGCCCGAACTGATGCGGCGGGCGCTGCGCGCGCTTCCGCAGTTGACGCTGCGGGAACGCGCCCCAGACCAGTACAGCGGGCCCGGCAACGCGGCGATCGTCGTCTTCGACGGCTACCTCCCGCCGGCTTTGCCTGCGACGCCCGTGCTGATTGTCAACCCGCCGGTTGGCTCGTGGCTTGCCGAGGCGCGCTTCAGTTCCCCATCTTTCGCGGTCGGCGTCGACCCTGCGAGTGCCATCGTGGCGGGAGTTGACTTGGGTCCTGCGGAATTCGGCCGCGTAGCGCAGCTTACCGTTCCGCCGTGGGCGGCGCCAGTGGTGCGAGGGATGGACGGTCCGCTCATCTTGGAAGGCGAACGGGAGGGACGGCGCGTCGTCATCCTCGGGTTTGACCCGGCAGCGTCGAACTTGCCCAAGCTGGTCGCCTTTCCGGCGCTGATTGCGAATGCGGTCGATTGGCTGCTCTCGGCGCCTGCCGAATCGGTGGAGCCGGGGACAGCCGTCCGGCTGCCGAGCGGCTTGCAGGGCGACCTTGTCGGTCCGGATGGCCGTCGCCAGCCGGCCGCCGATCTCGCGCTCACCGACGCGACGGAACGCGCCGGGCTCTATCAGCTCCGCCGACTCGGCGCGGATCCTCTCGCGCTGTTCGCAGTCAATGTCGCCAGCGAGAGTGAGTCCGACATCGCGCCGCGCCAAGTGAGCGTGGAGCCGCCGCTGCCGTCGGCCGCGCTCCCCGTTGGCCGCCTCAGCGAAGAGGGGATTGAGTTCTGGCCGTATCTTGTTGCCGGCGTCCTCTTCCTCCTCCTCGTTGAATGGGCGCTCTATCTCCGGAGGCGAGCGACATGA
- a CDS encoding DUF58 domain-containing protein, with product MTTPAPTVRRSDSVDSQRTLLGDEGFLRSLEQLALLVRRVARPGLSGEHRGLTRSNSVEFADYRPYAPGDDFRRIDWNLYGRMDALFVRLSEAREDVDVHLLLDASRSMEYGQPNKLGYAKRLVAALGYIALSRLDRVSLSALTYDVVERAGPLRGKDRIHRLLSFLDAMNAAGTTDLNAALRRYAQLGQPHGVAILVSDLLSPSGFRAGIERLRADRVEVIVLQVLAPQELQPTPTGDVELIDRETGEIVEVTLSEAVVREYQRRLAAWTAEIAQVCAELGVSFSQVSTATPLETLVVTELRKRRILL from the coding sequence GTGACCACTCCAGCGCCGACCGTTCGGCGGTCCGACAGCGTCGACAGCCAGCGGACGCTGCTGGGCGACGAGGGGTTTCTGCGCTCGCTCGAGCAGCTTGCCCTCCTTGTTCGCCGCGTCGCTCGGCCCGGCCTGAGCGGGGAACACCGCGGCCTGACCCGCTCGAACTCCGTCGAGTTCGCCGATTATCGGCCCTACGCTCCCGGCGATGATTTTCGCCGCATCGACTGGAACCTCTATGGGCGAATGGATGCCCTCTTTGTGCGGCTGTCGGAAGCGCGGGAAGATGTCGACGTCCACCTCCTCCTCGATGCCAGCCGCTCGATGGAGTACGGCCAGCCGAACAAGCTGGGGTATGCCAAGCGGCTCGTGGCAGCGCTCGGCTACATTGCGCTCAGCCGCCTCGATCGCGTCTCGCTCAGCGCGCTGACGTATGACGTGGTCGAGCGTGCTGGTCCGCTCCGCGGCAAGGACCGCATTCATCGTCTCCTCAGCTTCCTCGATGCGATGAACGCGGCCGGAACGACTGACTTGAACGCTGCGCTCCGTCGCTACGCTCAGCTCGGCCAGCCGCATGGGGTCGCCATTCTCGTTTCGGACTTGCTCTCCCCATCCGGCTTTCGCGCCGGCATTGAGCGGCTGCGCGCCGACCGGGTGGAGGTCATCGTCCTGCAGGTGCTCGCGCCCCAAGAACTCCAGCCAACGCCGACAGGTGATGTCGAACTTATCGACCGGGAGACCGGAGAGATCGTCGAGGTAACGCTGAGCGAGGCGGTGGTGCGCGAATACCAGCGCCGGCTGGCAGCGTGGACCGCGGAGATAGCGCAGGTCTGTGCTGAACTCGGCGTCTCCTTCTCCCAGGTGAGCACCGCAACGCCGCTCGAGACCCTAGTCGTCACCGAGCTCCGGAAGCGGAGGATCCTCCTGTGA